In Rhopalosiphum padi isolate XX-2018 chromosome 3, ASM2088224v1, whole genome shotgun sequence, the genomic stretch tgtttaatttttaatttttttttcatacaatatagaatatgaaatatatttattataaacaaaaaaaaaatataatttaatttaacaaattcctctttattacaaatttttttgttCCCTATGTGACTTTATTGTATGGGAGTTTCACTGTAAAAGGTaccttataagtttttattaataaaaataaaaaataaagttgagTATAAATACACAAAAGTAATTTTTCATGAGCATTTAtagttagaattttaataaattttgtccaaattgagaaaattagaaaattatttagttaaaaatgcataatatgaaatataaaatcatttaatatttatgatcaagatttaaaaatgtaatacaaggtttttcataatatttttatcttgtattacaaataaaacGTGTACGCgaagtcaaattaatttttaataactttataagtgtttgaagtttaaataacTATGACTTTATAAATGTTGAGATGAATTCattcataaaataactatttctctcaaatgattctttttattttgttgtaattcataaacaaataacCGTAGACACTTGAAGTTTTcatgaaatgtttaaattatcattttatttttgaattattattattattattattattagacaattgaaattttcgattttcttagtttttttttttgtttttcttttatttattatgagtcatttttttttatagctattgGAAATTCGAAAACATTATGCATAGGGACTTAatacttttacatattatattatgaatttactatacaaagtataattttcaaaacataaataatatctaattatacCTACCAATTTGAAACCAAACAATTCACATTGTTCTATATGATAAAGTTGaattgacttaaaaataataataatagtatctggtttaaaaatatatattataattaaatattaataacagttttttaaatgtatgtttttggcaaaattaaattaatctaccataatattaataataaaataaattatttgaatagtagtttaaaaaaaaaaaaaattatctaatatgCTTGGAGATATAGGCTAATTACCATCTCCttttagaatcatttttcatataaaaatatatattatgatagaacTTAAATTTAATGCATGCATTACAGTGATCCATTCTACCCACTGTACAGTAAAACAGTAACACACTTGCCCAAATAACTTCAATATTTGcactttattaaaaatgtttattttaaatttaattgatttagaaAACAAGAAAAAGAGAAGAAGTCTATTGCACCAAATGAGCTTATTCCGAGTAATGTAAACGAACAAGAAGTTCAAGATGATGGGAACATGGAGAACTATACGTATGTTaatgttgaaatataatttttacttgcactatttttactttaaaaggttttttttaatttaatttatttagaacacAAAGTAAAGAGGATAAGTCTATTGCACCAAATGAGCTTATTCCGAACATGGTAGTTGCACAAGAAATTCAAAATGAAGGgaacaataggtatattaattttgatttataattttttacttgtactatttttactatgtataatgtatatatatattttttttcatttaaatttagtgCAACAAACAATTACAATCCTAATATGATAATCAAACAGGAAATTCAACATGATGATGTTAACATGGAGGAGTATGttgatgttaaaatattttatatgtgcaTTTTctttactaaaattttattttatttttttgatttagagcACAAGAAATGGAGAATTTGCCTAATCTATCAAATGAGTTTATTCCTGTAGAAATCAAACAAGAAATTGTAGATGAAATCGAATATGATGAAATGGAAAATGATGAAATCCAAGATAATTACTACAATCAAAATCTGTatgataatgtttaaatatagctTTTATACTAgcactatatttaatttaaaagttttctttttatttaatttttgtattggtTTAGTGAATGGGATCGTGAATgtgataatgattttaatgaatatcTTAATAATCATACCTTGGAGATGAATACGTAtgttaaatgttgaaatataatttttacatttgcacttctttattataacatttttattttttattttatttatttagtgaaCAAGAAAATATGTTCAATCCATCAATCAATTTTATTCCTAATATGATAAATGGATCAGAAATTCAAAACAATACTAACATGGAAAACTATGTGTAAGTTAatgttaaactataatttttatacatgcactatctttattataaaagttttatttttaattttattgatttagacCACAAGAAAATGTGATGAATTTACCAATTTCATCAATTGAATTTGTTCCCATAAGAATTAAACAAGAATTTCATAATCGCTCTACAGAGATATATTCGTATGTTaatcatgaaatataatatttatacttgcaCTATCTTATtatgaaagtttattttttatttgattgatgTAGTTCACAAGAATATATCGCTGCCAACTTCATCCCTAATACAAGTGGACAAGGCACTCAAAATGATCGTAACATGGAGACAAATACGTATGTTaatcatgaaatataatat encodes the following:
- the LOC132926276 gene encoding GATA zinc finger domain-containing protein 14-like isoform X2: MAISGHFGFVDSKMSEHSEERLSEQYPGLNFNAYIQVKRLTQEEIDKYTGKKQEKEKKSIAPNELIPSNVNEQEVQDDGNMENYTTQSKEDKSIAPNELIPNMVVAQEIQNEGNNSATNNYNPNMIIKQEIQHDDVNMEEAQEMENLPNLSNEFIPVEIKQEIVDEIEYDEMENDEIQDNYYNQNLEWDRECDNDFNEYLNNHTLEMNTEQENMFNPSINFIPNMINGSEIQNNTNMENYVPQENVMNLPISSIEFVPIRIKQEFHNRSTEIYSSQEYIAANFIPNTSGQGTQNDRNMETNTSQEYIAANFIPNTSGQGTQNDRNMETNTSQQSSTSSSTNGSVPNNIIIKKEIFDDGNIEVYTDVLMPSADLEYEDGTP
- the LOC132926276 gene encoding GATA zinc finger domain-containing protein 14-like isoform X1, with protein sequence MAISGHFGFVDSKMSEHSEERLSEQYPGLNFNAYIQVKRLTQEEIDKYTGKKQEKEKKSIAPNELIPSNVNEQEVQDDGNMENYTTQSKEDKSIAPNELIPNMVVAQEIQNEGNNSATNNYNPNMIIKQEIQHDDVNMEEAQEMENLPNLSNEFIPVEIKQEIVDEIEYDEMENDEIQDNYYNQNLEWDRECDNDFNEYLNNHTLEMNTEQENMFNPSINFIPNMINGSEIQNNTNMENYVPQENVMNLPISSIEFVPIRIKQEFHNRSTEIYSSQEYIAANFIPNTSGQGTQNDRNMETNTSQEYIAANFIPNTSGQGSTQNDRNMETNASQEYIAANFIPNTSGQGTQNDRNMETNTSQQSSTSSSTNGSVPNNIIIKKEIFDDGNIEVYTDVLMPSADLEYEDGTP